CATGCGCATGCAAACCAGTCGTTGGCTCATCTAAAATGTATAACGTACGACCTGTAGAACGACGGTGTAATTCAGAAGCTAATTTCACACGCTGTGCTTCCCCACCAGATAATGTTGTTGCTGGTTGACCTAATTTCATATAACCAAGCCCAACATCTACAAGCGTTTGAAGTTTACGCTTAATTTTAGGAATATTGGCGAAGAATTCTACTCCATCTTCAATTGTCATCCCTAACACTTCAGAAATATTCTTATCTTTATATTTCACTTCTAACGTTTCACGATTATATCGTTTACCATGACAAACTTCACACGGAACATACACATCTGGTAGGAAATGCATTTCGATTTTAATAATTCCATCACCACGGCACGCTTCACAACGGCCACCTTTTACATTAAAGCTGAAACGTCCTTTTTGATATCCGCGCACTTTCGCTTCATTCGTTTGTGCAAACACATCACGAATATCATCGAATACACCTGTGTACGTCGCTGGATTAGAACGTGGTGTACGACCAATTGGTGATTGATCAATATCAATTACCTTATCTAAATGTTCAAGACCTTTAATCTCTTTATGAGTACCTGGCTTCGCTTTCGCTTTATATAACTTTTGAGCTAGCGATTTATATAGTACTTCATTAATCATCGTACTTTTACCAGAACCAGATACCCCTGTTACCGCTACAAACGTACCGAGTGGGAATGACATTTTCGCATTCTTTAAGTTATTCTCTTTTGCGCCGACAATCTCTACTTTACGTCCATCACCTTTACGTCTTTCAAGTGGAACTGGAATAAACTCTTTACCACTTAAATACTTCCCTGTTAATGAATTCTCATCTTGCATAACTTCAGCCGGCGTCCCCGCTGAAACGACCTGTCCACCGTGAATACCTGCACCAGGCCCTATATCAAGTAAATAGTCAGCAGCCATCATCGTATCTTCATCATGTTCAACAACGATTAACGTATTACCTAAATCGCGCATTTCTTGCAATGTACGAATAAGACGATCGTTATCACGCTGGTGTAAACCAATTGAAGGCTCATCAAGAATATAAAGTACGCCAGTTAGACGAGAACCAATTTGCGTCGCTAAACGAATACGCTGCGCCTCACCACCTGATAAAGTTCCTGCGGCACGACTTAACGTTAAATAATCTAAACCAACGTTCACTAAGAACCCAACGCGCTCCTGAATTTCTCTTAAAATTAAATGAGCTATTTTTTGTTGCTTCTCCGTTAGCTCTACATTCGAGAAGAATTCTTGTACTTCTTGAACTGAATACTTCGTTACGTCAGCAATCGTTTTATTGCCAACAAATACAGCTAAACTCTCAGGCTTTAAGCGTCCACCTTTACACTTTGGACAAGCTTGTTCTGCCATATACTTTTCCATTTGCTCACGAATGTAATCGGAACTCGTTTCACGATAACGACGTTCAATGTTTGGAATAACACCTTCAAATAAAATCTCATTTTCCTTTACTTGACCAAATTCATTTACATAGCGGAAATAAACTTTCTCTTCCCCGCTTCCGTACAACACTTTATCAAATAAATCTTTCGGTATATTTTTTACAGGCACATCCATATCAACGCCGTAATGATTACATACAGATTGTAAAAGTTGTGGGTAATATTGTGAACTTGTTGGTTCCCAAGGCGCAATCGCATGTTCATTTAATGATAAATCCCAGTTAGGAATAACAAGCTCTAAATCTACCTCTAGCTTTGAACCAAGTCCATCACAAGAAGGACATGCTCCGAACGGACTATTGAATGAGAACATACGCGGCTCTAATTCTCCAATTGAAAAACCACAATGCGGACAAGCGTGATGTTCGCTAAACAGAAGTTCCTCTTCTCCCATAACATCGATTAACACTCGTCCCCCGCCAAGCTTTAATGCACTTTCAAGTGAATCAGCAAGACGGCTTGCGATTCCTTCTTTTACAACAATACGGTCAATTACAACTTCAATGGAATGCTTCTTGTTTTTATCTAACGCAATATCTTCAGATACATCAAGCATTTCACCGTCAACGCGAACACGAACATATCCTTGCTTCTTAATATCTTCAAGTACTTTTACATGCGCACCTTTACGCCCAGAAACGATAGGCGCTAACACTTGTAATTTCGTACGTTCAGGATATTCAAGAACGCGGTCTACCATCTGCTCTACTGTTTGTGACGTAATTTCAATGCCATGATTCGGACAAATTGGCGTACCAATTCGTGCAAATAATAAACGTAAGTAATCATAAATCTCCGTTACCGTTCCGACAGTTGAACGTGGGTTACGACTCGTCGTTTTTTGATCGATTGAAATTGCTGGTGACAATCCTTCAATCGTGTCCACATCCGGCTTATCCATTTGTCCTAAAAACTGGCGCGCATACGCAGATAACGATTCTACGTATCTGCGCTGCCCTTCTGCATAAATCGTATCAAATGCTAATGATGATTTCCCCGAACCAGACAATCCCGTTACAACGACAAGCTGATTTCTCGGAATGGTTACATCAATATTTTTTAAGTTATGTGCTCTAGCACCTTTTACAACGATAAAATCCTTGCTCTTACTCACTTTTTTCACCCTTCCGCTTTTAATTCTAATAGTAAATCTCTTAGTTCAGCTGCACGCTCGAAGTCTAACGCTTTTGCTGCTTCTTTCATCTCTGCTTCCATCTTCGCAATTGTCTTTTCGCGCTCTTTTTTCGTCATTTTCTTAGCAGGAGTTGCTTCGTATGTTTCTATCTCTTCAGCAGCTGTCGTTGCACGGATAACATCACGAACGCCTTTTTGAATCGTTTTCGGCGTAATACCATGCTCTTCATTGTAAGCTTCTTGTATACTACGACGACGCTTCGTTTCTTCAATCGCAATTCCCATAGATTTCGTTATACGATCTGCATACATAATAACGCGGCCGTTTTCATTACGCGCGGCACGACCGATTGTTTGAATTAATGAACGTTCTGAACGCAAGAACCCTTCCTTATCAGCATCTAAAATAGCTACAAGTGATACTTCCGGAATATCTAATCCTTCTCGCAATAAGTTAATGCCGACAAGTACATCAAATTTACCGAGGCGAAGATCGCGGATAATTTCAATACGTTCTAACGTTTTAATTTCAGAGTGAAGATAGGTAACTTTAATTCCTACATCTTTTAAGTAATCCGTTAAATCCTCTGACATTTTCTTCGTTAAAGTCGTAATTAATACACGTTCATTTTTTGCAATACGATCTTGAATCTCTCCTAATAAATCGTCAATTTGCCCTTCAATTGGTCGTATATCAATTGGTGGATCTAAAAGCCCTGTTGGACGAATAATTTGTTCTATTACTTCTGGCGACTGCTCTAACTCATACGGTCCTGGCGTTGCTGAAACATAAATAACTTGATTCGTTTTCTCTTCAAACTCATCGAATGTGAGCGGTCTATTATCTAAAGCTGACGGCAGACGGAATCCATGATCCACAAGCACTTGCTTACGCGCTTGGTCCCCGTTATACATCGCTCTTACTTGCGGTACTGATACGTGCGATTCATCCATAACGATTAAGAAATCTTTCGGGAAATAGTCTAATAGCGTATACGGCGTTGCCCCCGCTGGACGAAGTGTTAAATGACGGGAGTAGTTTTCAATACCTGAACAAAATCCCATCTCGCGCATCATTTCTAAATCATAACGTGTACGCTGTTCTATACGCTGCGCTTCTAACAACTTGCCGTTTTCATTTAATTCCTTTAAACGCTCTTCTAATTCTTTTTCGATATTTTCAATAGCGACCTTCATCTTTTCTTCACGTGTAACGAAGTGAGATGCTGGGAAGATTGCTACATGCTCACGTTCTGCTAATACTTCACCTGTTAACGCATTTACTTCACGAATACGATCTATTTCATCACCGAAAAATTCGATTCGAATACAATGCTCATCAAGTGATGCCGGGAAGATTTCAACTACATCTCCTCGCACACGGAATGTACCACGCTTGAAATCAATATCATTACGTCCATACTGTACATCAACAAGTTCACGAAGCAATTGATTACGGTCTTTTTCCATACCAACTCGAAGCGAAACAACTAGCTCGCGGTATTCTTCTGGAGAACCTAAGCCATATATACAAGAAACACTCGCAACAATAATTACATCGTCCCGTTCAAATAATGCAGACGTTGCCGAGTGACGCAATTTATCAATTTCATCATTAATCTGCGCATCTTTTTCAATAAACGTATCTGTTTGTGGTACATACGCTTCTGGCTGATAATAATCGTAGTAACTAACAAAATATTCAACTGCATTATTCGGGAAAAAGTCTTTCAACTCACTATATAACTGCCCTGCTAACGTTTTATTATGAGCCATAACAAGTGTTGGCTTTTGCACTTCTTTAATGACATTTGAAATCGTAAATGTCTTACCCGTTCCTGTTGCTCCAAGCAACACTTGCTTTTTCTTTCCACTATTAATTCCCTCTACAAGCTTCTCTATAGCTACCGGCTGATCACCTTGCGGGGAATACGCTGAGACAATTTCAAATTGACGTTCCAAGAAAATCCGACCTCCTCATAAAAATCTGTATTATTATTTTACCACGAATACCTATAAAAAACCTAAAAAAACGAACAGATATTCGGTAAAGTTTTCGACAATATACACATAGAAAAAGGAAGGAGTAAATACTTCCTTCCTCTACTAACTCTATTTTTTTGATACATATAATAAGTCATATCCATTGCGTCCATCTTCATTCGTACAATCTGTTAACCGATAAGTACTTTCTGATTCGCGCTGCTCTTTAACAATACTTTTATAACTATCTTTATGTAATCCTTTATGGTCACCAGCAAACTTGTCTTGTCTACTATCTAACACATAAAGGATATCTTCCCCACTATGCTCTAACGTTTGAAAAACCGGGTCACCTTCATCGGTATACTGTACAATTCTTATTTTATCAACTTCCCCTTGATCAACGTTCATAACGAACTGTTCGAATTTATCTAGATTGGAAGTTCCTACTCCCTTTACAATGACATCATTCTTCTTATCAATTGTAGTGCTAGATGGTGAACATGCTACTAAACTAAAGAGAAATAGACATATACAGCTGATTCTTTTTTCTATTGTCATCCTCTCCTATAAAAATTATTTGTATACCAGAAAAGCTACTTTCAACTATGAAAGTAGCTTTTCTTTTCCTTTCTCCTTCTTCGGAAAAATCACATATGAAAATGAAATTGCTGTATCAACTAAAAATACAATCGCCCACACTTGGCTCACGCGACTTGCAGCTTTATTTAAAACGATTCCCGATTCTAACCAATTACCCCATTGTTCAAATGGAATAAATCCATACGCGAAGAAAAAGAATATGTGCACACCAACGAATAAAACAAGATGTAATACCCAATTTTTTATTTCCTGCTTTGCATAGGCCATGCCTATTAATTCTACCTGTTCTTCAATAATAGGCGCCGGTTCATTACGCCATTTCGCAACTGATTTTTGTGCAAATATATCAAGCTTCTTCAAATCCTTTTTCCCGTAGAAAACTGCATACAATAAAATAATTACAGTAATAATTTGAAAGTTAGAGAACTTTCCTGTTTGATAATAGTCCACTACTCCTAAAGTTAAAATAAACACTTCATTTACGAGGAGTACAATTCCCATAATAAAACTCGCCTTTTTCAAACGGAATCCGTAGCGAAGTAAAAAGAAACCGATAGCTGATAACCAAAATACAATTTCTGCCCCAATTAAAAAATACCAACGATATTCTGCGAGTATGCTCATTTATCCTTCTCCCTTTCATCATAAATACGAAAAGCCTCATCCATATACACTAAAAGTTCTTCTTCAATTGGATACATGCTCATTTTCTGTGAATCTTCCTTCGATTTTCTAACTTCCCATAACTTATCTAAAAACGCTTCATCACCATTGGCCATTTCTAAACACTTCTGCATTAATCTCTTCATTGCCCCTTGTACCTCATCACTAGCAGCTTCTTTACCGTCTTTCATAAAAGTGCGTAATTGCTTTAATAAATCTACCCATTCTAAAACATTCGGATCTT
This DNA window, taken from Bacillus cereus ATCC 14579, encodes the following:
- a CDS encoding DUF4362 domain-containing protein, which translates into the protein MTIEKRISCICLFLFSLVACSPSSTTIDKKNDVIVKGVGTSNLDKFEQFVMNVDQGEVDKIRIVQYTDEGDPVFQTLEHSGEDILYVLDSRQDKFAGDHKGLHKDSYKSIVKEQRESESTYRLTDCTNEDGRNGYDLLYVSKK
- the uvrB gene encoding excinuclease ABC subunit B, coding for MERQFEIVSAYSPQGDQPVAIEKLVEGINSGKKKQVLLGATGTGKTFTISNVIKEVQKPTLVMAHNKTLAGQLYSELKDFFPNNAVEYFVSYYDYYQPEAYVPQTDTFIEKDAQINDEIDKLRHSATSALFERDDVIIVASVSCIYGLGSPEEYRELVVSLRVGMEKDRNQLLRELVDVQYGRNDIDFKRGTFRVRGDVVEIFPASLDEHCIRIEFFGDEIDRIREVNALTGEVLAEREHVAIFPASHFVTREEKMKVAIENIEKELEERLKELNENGKLLEAQRIEQRTRYDLEMMREMGFCSGIENYSRHLTLRPAGATPYTLLDYFPKDFLIVMDESHVSVPQVRAMYNGDQARKQVLVDHGFRLPSALDNRPLTFDEFEEKTNQVIYVSATPGPYELEQSPEVIEQIIRPTGLLDPPIDIRPIEGQIDDLLGEIQDRIAKNERVLITTLTKKMSEDLTDYLKDVGIKVTYLHSEIKTLERIEIIRDLRLGKFDVLVGINLLREGLDIPEVSLVAILDADKEGFLRSERSLIQTIGRAARNENGRVIMYADRITKSMGIAIEETKRRRSIQEAYNEEHGITPKTIQKGVRDVIRATTAAEEIETYEATPAKKMTKKEREKTIAKMEAEMKEAAKALDFERAAELRDLLLELKAEG
- the uvrA gene encoding excinuclease ABC subunit UvrA, with protein sequence MSKSKDFIVVKGARAHNLKNIDVTIPRNQLVVVTGLSGSGKSSLAFDTIYAEGQRRYVESLSAYARQFLGQMDKPDVDTIEGLSPAISIDQKTTSRNPRSTVGTVTEIYDYLRLLFARIGTPICPNHGIEITSQTVEQMVDRVLEYPERTKLQVLAPIVSGRKGAHVKVLEDIKKQGYVRVRVDGEMLDVSEDIALDKNKKHSIEVVIDRIVVKEGIASRLADSLESALKLGGGRVLIDVMGEEELLFSEHHACPHCGFSIGELEPRMFSFNSPFGACPSCDGLGSKLEVDLELVIPNWDLSLNEHAIAPWEPTSSQYYPQLLQSVCNHYGVDMDVPVKNIPKDLFDKVLYGSGEEKVYFRYVNEFGQVKENEILFEGVIPNIERRYRETSSDYIREQMEKYMAEQACPKCKGGRLKPESLAVFVGNKTIADVTKYSVQEVQEFFSNVELTEKQQKIAHLILREIQERVGFLVNVGLDYLTLSRAAGTLSGGEAQRIRLATQIGSRLTGVLYILDEPSIGLHQRDNDRLIRTLQEMRDLGNTLIVVEHDEDTMMAADYLLDIGPGAGIHGGQVVSAGTPAEVMQDENSLTGKYLSGKEFIPVPLERRKGDGRKVEIVGAKENNLKNAKMSFPLGTFVAVTGVSGSGKSTMINEVLYKSLAQKLYKAKAKPGTHKEIKGLEHLDKVIDIDQSPIGRTPRSNPATYTGVFDDIRDVFAQTNEAKVRGYQKGRFSFNVKGGRCEACRGDGIIKIEMHFLPDVYVPCEVCHGKRYNRETLEVKYKDKNISEVLGMTIEDGVEFFANIPKIKRKLQTLVDVGLGYMKLGQPATTLSGGEAQRVKLASELHRRSTGRTLYILDEPTTGLHAHDIARLLEVLQRLVESGETVLVIEHNLDVIKTADYIVDLGPEGGDKGGQIVASGTPEQVVKEERSYTGKYLKEILNRDKARMKEKIKEVELSQ